One genomic window of Kaistia geumhonensis includes the following:
- the mtnC gene encoding acireductone synthase → MSSHPIRAVLTDIEGTTSSIAFVKDVLFPFARTRLAGYVAEHGDEPAVAAALADARRLAGDETLDRDGTVALLQSWIDADRKATPLKTLQGLIWEDGYRSGSLKGDIYPDAAEFLARWRNEGVALYVYSSGSVLAQKLIFGHTEFGDLTVLFSGFFDTTVGPKTDHASYAAIAEVADLPPFRMLFLSDNTAELDAAREAGFRTIALDRGEVVLPEGHGHPVATNFSQIDALEGTLKA, encoded by the coding sequence ATGTCGAGCCATCCCATCCGCGCCGTGCTGACCGATATCGAGGGCACGACCTCGTCGATCGCCTTCGTCAAGGACGTGCTGTTTCCCTTCGCGCGCACCCGCCTCGCCGGCTATGTCGCAGAGCATGGCGACGAGCCTGCCGTCGCAGCCGCTCTCGCCGATGCGCGGCGTCTGGCGGGCGACGAGACGCTCGATCGCGACGGCACCGTCGCGCTGCTGCAATCCTGGATCGACGCCGACCGGAAGGCGACGCCGCTCAAGACGCTGCAGGGCCTCATATGGGAGGACGGCTACCGCTCGGGAAGCCTCAAGGGCGACATCTATCCCGACGCGGCCGAATTCCTCGCCCGCTGGCGCAACGAGGGCGTCGCGCTCTATGTCTATTCCTCCGGCTCGGTGCTCGCGCAGAAGCTGATCTTCGGCCATACCGAGTTCGGCGACCTGACGGTCCTGTTCTCGGGCTTCTTCGACACGACGGTCGGCCCCAAGACCGACCATGCCTCCTATGCCGCCATCGCCGAAGTGGCCGACCTGCCGCCCTTCCGCATGCTGTTCCTCTCCGACAACACGGCCGAGCTCGACGCCGCCCGCGAGGCCGGCTTCCGGACCATCGCGCTCGACCGCGGCGAGGTGGTGCTGCCCGAGGGCCACGGCCATCCCGTCGCGACCAACTTCTCGCAGATCGACGCGCTCGAAGGCACGCTGAAGGCCTGA
- a CDS encoding DMT family transporter yields the protein MTTGGKGAATAVGAVAILLWSCLALVTSLSRAIPTFEALAITFAIGAVTLSLCFLPRQGFGGIARSFRLWPARAWALAIIGIFAYHALYFVAFRLAPVGPVTVINYLWPLAIVLFAGLLPGGDSRLGWPQLAGGLIGFAATVLLVGTGSLTETAGAPAPLLGYAAALACAVLWGLYSVLNNRIAAPGSEPMIGVCAAIAVLGALGHVATGETFVMPDGRAALALLALGIGPVGAAFAAWDHATKKGNIALLGALSYATPPLSMILLVVAGEAEPSWRLLVATLLVVAGAALAAMPARRR from the coding sequence ATGACCACCGGGGGGAAAGGGGCGGCGACGGCCGTCGGCGCCGTCGCGATCCTGCTGTGGTCGTGCCTCGCGCTGGTCACCAGCCTGTCGCGGGCCATCCCGACATTCGAGGCGCTTGCCATCACCTTCGCCATCGGCGCGGTGACACTCTCGCTCTGCTTCCTGCCGAGGCAGGGCTTCGGCGGCATTGCGCGCTCGTTCCGCCTCTGGCCGGCCCGGGCCTGGGCGCTCGCGATCATCGGCATCTTCGCCTATCACGCGCTCTATTTCGTCGCCTTCCGCCTGGCCCCGGTCGGGCCGGTGACGGTCATCAACTATCTCTGGCCGCTCGCCATCGTGCTCTTCGCCGGGCTGCTGCCGGGCGGGGACAGCCGGCTCGGCTGGCCGCAGCTCGCGGGCGGCCTGATCGGCTTCGCCGCGACGGTGCTGCTCGTCGGCACGGGCAGCCTGACCGAGACCGCGGGCGCGCCGGCCCCGCTTCTCGGCTATGCCGCCGCGCTCGCCTGCGCCGTCCTCTGGGGACTCTATTCGGTTCTGAACAACCGCATCGCCGCGCCCGGCAGCGAGCCGATGATCGGCGTCTGCGCCGCCATCGCCGTGCTCGGCGCGCTCGGCCATGTCGCGACCGGCGAAACCTTCGTCATGCCGGACGGACGGGCGGCGCTCGCGCTGCTCGCGCTCGGCATCGGCCCGGTCGGCGCCGCCTTCGCCGCCTGGGACCATGCGACCAAGAAGGGCAATATCGCGCTTCTGGGCGCGCTCTCCTATGCGACGCCGCCGCTCTCCATGATCCTTCTGGTCGTCGCCGGCGAGGCGGAGCCGAGCTGGCGGCTGCTCGTCGCGACGCTGCTCGTCGTCGCCGGAGCCGCCCTCGCCGCGATGCCGGCCCGCCGCCGCTGA